A genome region from Danio aesculapii chromosome 2, fDanAes4.1, whole genome shotgun sequence includes the following:
- the kif1ab gene encoding kinesin-like protein KIF1A isoform X3: MAGASVKVAVRVRPFNSREIGKDSKCIIQMSGNTTTILNPKQPKETKSFNFDYSYWSHTTPEDVNYACQKQVYRDIGEEMLLHAFEGYNVCIFAYGQTGAGKSYTMMGKQEKDQEGIIPLLCEDLFTKINDNNDNNMSYSVEVSYMEIYCERVRDLLNPKNKGNLRVREHPLMGPYVEDLSKLAVTSYNDIQDLMDSGNKARTVAATNMNETSSRSHAVFNIIFTQKQHDNESENTTEKVSKISLVDLAGSERADSTGAKGTRLKEGANINKSLTTLGKVISALAEMDSAPNKNKKKKKVESFIPYRDSVLTWLLRENLGGNSRTAMVAALSPADINYDETLSTLRYADRAKQIRCNAVINEDPNNRLVRELKEEVARLKDLLYAQGLGDIIETYRAHAPGISALKLTNAMTGMSPSPSLSALSSRVGSISSLHDRIMFSPGSEEAIERLKETEKIIAELNETWEEKLRRTEAIRMEREALLAEMGVAMREDGGTVGVFSPKKTPHLVNLNEDPLMSECLLYYIKDGITKVGREDASSRQDIVLSGHFIKDEHCIFTSTTNAIGDGTVVLEPCEGAETYVNGKRVTEPTVLKSGNRIIMGKSHVFRFNDPEQARQDRERTPCADTPVEPVDWAFAQRELLEKQGIDMKQEMDQRLQELEDQYRKEREEASNLLEQQRLDYESKLEALQKQVNSRYYPETTEEEEELEDEVPWTKRETELALWAFRKWRFYQFTSLRDLLWGNAIFLKEANAISVELKKKVQFQFVLLTDTLYSPLPPDLLPPSIAKDREKRLFPRTIVAVEVQDQKNGATHYWTLDKLRQRLDLMREMYDRAAEVPSTAVEDCDHIMSGGDPFYDRFPWFRLVGRAFVYLSNLLYPVPLVHRVAIVSEKGEVKGFLRVAVQAISADEEAPDYGSGVRQSGTAKISFEDQAFEKFQTEACSSGMTQTHTSEEELRIVEGEGQNSELGLSADEVNNNTCLASPDVPDSPLKDVLECPLDVTQDKSLQHLKIGSNFTFRVTVLQASSISAEYADIFCQFNFIHRHDEAFSTEPLKNTGRGPPLGFYHVQNITVEVTKSFVEYIKSQPIVFEVFGHYQKQPFPPLCKDLISSLRPMRRQFPRVMPLSKPVPATKLSTLARSTAGPCHCKYDLMAFFEICELEANGDYIPAVVDHRGGMPCHGTFLLHQGIQRRITVTIAHETGNDIEWKEVKELVIGRIRNTPEADETIIDPNILSLNILSSSYIRPTYDDRVSLGSDHRTFYRFEAAWDSSMHNSLLLNRVTPYGEKIYITLSAYLEMENCTQPTVVTKDFCMVFYSRDAKLPASRSIRNLFSTGAFRPLESNCVTGVYELSLCHLADIGSPGMQRRRRRVLDTSVAYVRGEENLAGWRPRSDSLILDHQWELEKLSLLQEVEKTRHYLLLREKLEASLLLGQDSFYGKDLMDSPKATSPMISPVVSLGLDSPNERQRELAAKCVRLLMHTFNRQYSQLSEISASLLRDSVTSPLSSLTPSSTCPSLLDGHYGSADFRGAEANSGASSPDLDPFSPIERKPRTCTFIPNIQEIRVSPIVSKKGYLHFLEPHTSGWVKRYIVVRRPYVYLYRSERDCVERAIINLSSAQVEYSEDQHTLMRAPNTFTVCTEHRNILLQATNDKEMHDWLYAFNPLLAGTIRSKLSRRKSGQMRM; encoded by the exons CAATTCTAAACCCAAAACAGCCAAAGGAGACCAaaagcttcaattttgattattcCTATTGGTCACACACAACC CCAGAAGATGTGAACTATGCATGTCAAAAGCAGGTATATAGAGACATAGGAGAGGAAATGCTGCTTCATGCTTTCGAGGGATACAACGTGTGTATCTTTGCCTATGGCCAAACTGGGGCAGGAAAGTCATATACCATGATGGGCAAGCAAGAAAAAGACCAAGAAGGCATCATCCCATTG CTATGCGAGGACCTGTTTACCAAGATCAATGACAATAATGACAACAACATGTCCTACTCGGTTGAG GTGAGTTACATGGAGATCTACTGTGAGCGCGTACGGGACCTTCTGAACCCAAAGAACAAAGGGAATCTGCGTGTGCGAGAGCATCCTCTGATGGGACCCTACGTGGAGGACCTGTCAAAACTGGCTGTTACTTCCTACAATGACATCCAGGACCTGATGGACTCTGGAAATAAAGCCAG GACGGTGGCAGCCACCAACATGAATGAGACCAGCAGCCGCTCACATGCTGTATTCAACATCAtcttcacacagaaacaacatGACAACGAGAGCGAAAACACCACTGAAAAG GTCAGCAAAATCAGCCTGGTCGACTTGGCAGGAAGCGAAAGGGCTGATTCTACTGGAGCTAAAGGCACTAGACTCAAG GAAGGAGCCAATATCAACAAATCTTTAACAACACTCGGAAAAGTTATCTCTGCGCTGGCTGAGATG GACTCTGCACCAAACAAG aacaagaagaagaagaaagttgAGAGCTTTATTCCATACAGAGATTCCGTTCTGACATGGCTGCTTAGAGAGAACCTTG GAGGAAACTCGCGCACTGCTATGGTAGCAGCTCTAAGCCCTGCTGATATTAACTATGACGAAACACTCAGCACACTCAG GTATGCTGACCGAGCCAAGCAGATTCGATGCAATGCTGTCATCAACGAAGACCCCAACAACCGGCTGGTGCGTGAGCTGAAAGAAGAGGTGGCTCGTCTGAAGGATCTGCTTTATGCTCAGGGTCTCGGAGACATCATTGAGA CATATCGTGCACACGCTCCAGGGATATCTGCTCTCAAAT TGACCAATGCCATGACAGGGATGAGCCCCTCGCCCTCTCTGTCTGCCCTGTCCAGCCGAGTGGGGTCCATCAGCAGCCTGCATGACCGGATCATGTTCAGCCCAGGAAGCGAGGAAGCCATTGAGAGGCTGAAG GAAACTGAGAAGATAATCGCGGAGCTCAATGAAACTTGGGAAGAGAAGCTTCGCCGCACTGAGGCCATTAGGATGGAAAG GGAGGCACTTTTGGCTGAAATGGGTGTGGCGATGAGGGAAGATGGAGGAACCGTTGGAGTCTTTTCGCCAAAgaag ACTCCTCACCTGGTCAACCTCAATGAAGATCCTCTCATGTCTGAGTGCTTGTTGTACTACATTAAAGATGGAATTACCAA GGTCGGTCGTGAGGATGCCAGCAGTCGGCAGGACATTGTGCTGAGTGGTCACTTCATTAAAGATGAACACTGTATCTTCACAAGTACCACAAATGCTATAGGAGACGGTACGGTGGTCCTAGAGCCCTGTGAGGGAGCGGAGACGTATGTTAATGGCAAGAGAGTGACAGAGCCCACAGTTCTCAAATCAG GTAACCGTATCATTATGGGCAAAAGCCACGTGTTCCGCTTCAATGACCCAGAGCAAGCAAGGCAAGACAGAGAGAGGACTCCATGTGCGGACACACCAGTGGAGCCGGTGGACTGGGCCTTTGCCCAGAGAGAACTACTGGAGAAACAAGGCATTGACATGAAGCAAGAAATGGATCAGAG ATTACAGGAGCTGGAGGACCAGTATCGCAAAGAAAGAGAAGAAGCAAGCAACCTTCTGGAGCAGCAGAGACTG GACTATGAGAGTAAACTGGAAGCTCTTCAGAAGCAGGTCAACTCCAGATATTACCCAGAAACtacagaggaagaggaggagctaGAAGATGAAG TCCCATGGACAAAACGAGAGACAGAACTAGCCCTCTGGGCTTTCCGGAAATGGCGTTTCTATCAGTTCACCTCTCTCAGAGACCTGCTCTGGGGAAATGCCATTTTCCTCAAGGAGGCTAATGCCATTAGCGTGGAGCTGAAGAAAAAG GTTCAGTTTCAGTTTGTGCTGTTAACAGACACACTGTACTCCCCGTTGCCTCCTGACCTCCTGCCACCCAGCATAGccaaagacagagagaaacgaCTGTTCCCTCGCACCATTGTAGCAGTAGAGGTGCAGGACCAGAAAAATGGTGCCACACACTATTGGACCCTGGACAAACTCAG ACAAAGACTGGATTTGATGAGAGAAATGTATGACCGAGCAGCAGAAGTGCCCAGTACGGCAGTGGAAGACTGTGATCATATCATGTCCGGTGGCGACCCCTTCTACGACCGCTTCCCGTGGTTCCGTCTGGTTGGTCG GGCATTTGTGTATCTGAGTAACCTTCTGTACCCCGTGCCATTAGTGCACCGTGTGGCCATTGTAAGTGAGAAAGGCGAGGTCAAGGGGTTTCTTCGTGTGGCAGTACAAGCCATATCAG CTGATGAAGAAGCTCCTGATTATGGTTCTGGTGTGAGACAATCAGGAACTGCCAAGATTTCATTTGAGGATCAAGCGTTTGAAAAG TTTCAGACAGAAGCATGCAGCAGTGGGatgactcaaacacacacatctgaagagGAGCTGCGTATTGTTGAAGGAGAAGGACAAAACTCAGAGTTGGGACTCAGTGCTGATGAGGTCAACAACAACACCTGCTTAG CCTCTCCAGATGTTCCTGACAGTCCTCTGAAGGATGTTCTGGAATGTCCTCTAGATGTGACTCAAGACAAATCGCTTCAGCACTTGAAAATTGGCAGCAACTTCACCTTTAGGGTCACAGTGCTTCAGGCATCCAGCATCTCTGCCGAGTATGCAGATATCTTCTGCCAATTCAA TTTTATTCACAGGCATGACGAGGCATTTTCCACTGAGCCATTAAAGAATACTGGCCGAGGGCCTCCTCTGGGATTCTACCATGTACAAAAT ATAACTGTGGAGGTCACCAAGTCTTTTGTGGAATACATCAAAAGTCAGCCAATCGTTTTTGAAGTATTCGGCCACTACCAGAAGCAACCCTTCCCTCCTCTTTGCAAGGACTTAATTAG TTCATTACGTCCAATGCGAAGGCAGTTTCCCAGGGTTATGCCTTTGTCAAAGCCAG TGCCCGCCACCAAACTGAGCACGCTCGCTCGCTCCACCGCAGGCCCCTGCCACTGCAAATATGACCTTATGGCTTTCTTTGAGATCTGTGAGCTGGAGGCCAACGGGGA TTACATCCCTGCTGTTGTTGATCACAGGGGTGGAATGCCCTGCCATGGTACATTCCTGTTGCATCAG GGCATCCAAAGAAGAATTACAGTCACTATTGCCCATGAAACCGGCAATGATATTGAGTGGAAAGAAGTGAAAGAACTTGTCATAG GGCGCATCCGTAACACACCCGAGGCGGATGAGACTATCATCGACCCCAACATCCTGTCCCTCAACATCCTGTCTTCAAGCTACATACGGCCGACTTATGATGACAG AGTGTCATTGGGAAGTGACCATAG GACATTCTACCGCTTCGAGGCAGCATGGGACTCTTCGATGCACAACTCTCTCCTGCTCAACCGTGTCACTCCATATGGAGAGAAAATTTACATCACTCTTTCCGCCTACCTGGAG ATGGAGAACTGCACTCAGCCCACTGTGGTCACTAAGGACTTCTGCATGGTGTTCTACTCCAGAGATGCTAAACTGCCTGCATCTCGATCCATTCGAAATCTTTTCAGTACTGGTGCCTTCAGGCCATTAGAGAG CAACTGTGTGACTGGAGTGTACGAATTAAGTCTCTGCCATTTGGCTGACATCGGAAGTCCTG GTATGCAGAGGAGGCGCAGACGGGTGCTGGACACCTCAGTGGCGTATGTGCGTGGAGAGGAAAACCTGGCGGGTTGGAGACCCCGCAGCGACAGCCTCATCCTGGACCACCAGTGGGAGCTGGAGAAACTCAGCCTCCTACAAGAG gTTGAGAAGACGAGGCACTATCTTCTGCTGAGAGAGAAGCTGGAAGCGTCTCTGCTGCTGGGACAGGACTCTTTCTATGGCAAAGATCTGATGGACTCACCGAAAGCCACCAGCCCCATGATCAGCCCGGTAGTGAGTCTGGGTCTGGACAGCCCCAATGAGAGGCAGAGGGAGCTGGCTGCCAAG TGTGTGCGACTGCTCATGCACACCTTCAACAGGCAGTACAGCCAG CTGTCAGAGATTTCCGCGTCTCTTTTAAGAGACAGTGTTACTTCACCTCTGAGCTCTCTGACGCCTTCCTCCACCTGCCCATCACTGCTGGACGGTCACTATGGCAGTGCAGACTTCAG aggtGCTGAGGCAAACTCTGGTGCTTCTAGCCCTGATCTTGACCCATTCAGTCCTATTGAGAGAAAACCAAGGACCTGCACCTTCATACCCAATATCCAGGAGATTCGTGTCAG
- the kif1ab gene encoding kinesin-like protein KIF1A isoform X1: MAGASVKVAVRVRPFNSREIGKDSKCIIQMSGNTTTILNPKQPKETKSFNFDYSYWSHTTPEDVNYACQKQVYRDIGEEMLLHAFEGYNVCIFAYGQTGAGKSYTMMGKQEKDQEGIIPLLCEDLFTKINDNNDNNMSYSVEVSYMEIYCERVRDLLNPKNKGNLRVREHPLMGPYVEDLSKLAVTSYNDIQDLMDSGNKARTVAATNMNETSSRSHAVFNIIFTQKQHDNESENTTEKVSKISLVDLAGSERADSTGAKGTRLKEGANINKSLTTLGKVISALAEMDSAPNKNKKKKKVESFIPYRDSVLTWLLRENLGGNSRTAMVAALSPADINYDETLSTLRYADRAKQIRCNAVINEDPNNRLVRELKEEVARLKDLLYAQGLGDIIETYRAHAPGISALKLTNAMTGMSPSPSLSALSSRVGSISSLHDRIMFSPGSEEAIERLKETEKIIAELNETWEEKLRRTEAIRMEREALLAEMGVAMREDGGTVGVFSPKKTPHLVNLNEDPLMSECLLYYIKDGITKVGREDASSRQDIVLSGHFIKDEHCIFTSTTNAIGDGTVVLEPCEGAETYVNGKRVTEPTVLKSGNRIIMGKSHVFRFNDPEQARQDRERTPCADTPVEPVDWAFAQRELLEKQGIDMKQEMDQRLQELEDQYRKEREEASNLLEQQRLDYESKLEALQKQVNSRYYPETTEEEEELEDEVPWTKRETELALWAFRKWRFYQFTSLRDLLWGNAIFLKEANAISVELKKKVQFQFVLLTDTLYSPLPPDLLPPSIAKDREKRLFPRTIVAVEVQDQKNGATHYWTLDKLRQRLDLMREMYDRAAEVPSTAVEDCDHIMSGGDPFYDRFPWFRLVGRAFVYLSNLLYPVPLVHRVAIVSEKGEVKGFLRVAVQAISADEEAPDYGSGVRQSGTAKISFEDQAFEKFQTEACSSGMTQTHTSEEELRIVEGEGQNSELGLSADEVNNNTCLASPDVPDSPLKDVLECPLDVTQDKSLQHLKIGSNFTFRVTVLQASSISAEYADIFCQFNFIHRHDEAFSTEPLKNTGRGPPLGFYHVQNITVEVTKSFVEYIKSQPIVFEVFGHYQKQPFPPLCKDLISSLRPMRRQFPRVMPLSKPVPATKLSTLARSTAGPCHCKYDLMAFFEICELEANGDYIPAVVDHRGGMPCHGTFLLHQGIQRRITVTIAHETGNDIEWKEVKELVIGRIRNTPEADETIIDPNILSLNILSSSYIRPTYDDRVSLGSDHRTFYRFEAAWDSSMHNSLLLNRVTPYGEKIYITLSAYLEMENCTQPTVVTKDFCMVFYSRDAKLPASRSIRNLFSTGAFRPLESNCVTGVYELSLCHLADIGSPGMQRRRRRVLDTSVAYVRGEENLAGWRPRSDSLILDHQWELEKLSLLQEVEKTRHYLLLREKLEASLLLGQDSFYGKDLMDSPKATSPMISPVVSLGLDSPNERQRELAAKCVRLLMHTFNRQYSQVSSSLSESKLSEISASLLRDSVTSPLSSLTPSSTCPSLLDGHYGSADFRGAEANSGASSPDLDPFSPIERKPRTCTFIPNIQEIRVSPIVSKKGYLHFLEPHTSGWVKRYIVVRRPYVYLYRSERDCVERAIINLSSAQVEYSEDQHTLMRAPNTFTVCTEHRNILLQATNDKEMHDWLYAFNPLLAGTIRSKLSRRKSGQMRM; the protein is encoded by the exons CAATTCTAAACCCAAAACAGCCAAAGGAGACCAaaagcttcaattttgattattcCTATTGGTCACACACAACC CCAGAAGATGTGAACTATGCATGTCAAAAGCAGGTATATAGAGACATAGGAGAGGAAATGCTGCTTCATGCTTTCGAGGGATACAACGTGTGTATCTTTGCCTATGGCCAAACTGGGGCAGGAAAGTCATATACCATGATGGGCAAGCAAGAAAAAGACCAAGAAGGCATCATCCCATTG CTATGCGAGGACCTGTTTACCAAGATCAATGACAATAATGACAACAACATGTCCTACTCGGTTGAG GTGAGTTACATGGAGATCTACTGTGAGCGCGTACGGGACCTTCTGAACCCAAAGAACAAAGGGAATCTGCGTGTGCGAGAGCATCCTCTGATGGGACCCTACGTGGAGGACCTGTCAAAACTGGCTGTTACTTCCTACAATGACATCCAGGACCTGATGGACTCTGGAAATAAAGCCAG GACGGTGGCAGCCACCAACATGAATGAGACCAGCAGCCGCTCACATGCTGTATTCAACATCAtcttcacacagaaacaacatGACAACGAGAGCGAAAACACCACTGAAAAG GTCAGCAAAATCAGCCTGGTCGACTTGGCAGGAAGCGAAAGGGCTGATTCTACTGGAGCTAAAGGCACTAGACTCAAG GAAGGAGCCAATATCAACAAATCTTTAACAACACTCGGAAAAGTTATCTCTGCGCTGGCTGAGATG GACTCTGCACCAAACAAG aacaagaagaagaagaaagttgAGAGCTTTATTCCATACAGAGATTCCGTTCTGACATGGCTGCTTAGAGAGAACCTTG GAGGAAACTCGCGCACTGCTATGGTAGCAGCTCTAAGCCCTGCTGATATTAACTATGACGAAACACTCAGCACACTCAG GTATGCTGACCGAGCCAAGCAGATTCGATGCAATGCTGTCATCAACGAAGACCCCAACAACCGGCTGGTGCGTGAGCTGAAAGAAGAGGTGGCTCGTCTGAAGGATCTGCTTTATGCTCAGGGTCTCGGAGACATCATTGAGA CATATCGTGCACACGCTCCAGGGATATCTGCTCTCAAAT TGACCAATGCCATGACAGGGATGAGCCCCTCGCCCTCTCTGTCTGCCCTGTCCAGCCGAGTGGGGTCCATCAGCAGCCTGCATGACCGGATCATGTTCAGCCCAGGAAGCGAGGAAGCCATTGAGAGGCTGAAG GAAACTGAGAAGATAATCGCGGAGCTCAATGAAACTTGGGAAGAGAAGCTTCGCCGCACTGAGGCCATTAGGATGGAAAG GGAGGCACTTTTGGCTGAAATGGGTGTGGCGATGAGGGAAGATGGAGGAACCGTTGGAGTCTTTTCGCCAAAgaag ACTCCTCACCTGGTCAACCTCAATGAAGATCCTCTCATGTCTGAGTGCTTGTTGTACTACATTAAAGATGGAATTACCAA GGTCGGTCGTGAGGATGCCAGCAGTCGGCAGGACATTGTGCTGAGTGGTCACTTCATTAAAGATGAACACTGTATCTTCACAAGTACCACAAATGCTATAGGAGACGGTACGGTGGTCCTAGAGCCCTGTGAGGGAGCGGAGACGTATGTTAATGGCAAGAGAGTGACAGAGCCCACAGTTCTCAAATCAG GTAACCGTATCATTATGGGCAAAAGCCACGTGTTCCGCTTCAATGACCCAGAGCAAGCAAGGCAAGACAGAGAGAGGACTCCATGTGCGGACACACCAGTGGAGCCGGTGGACTGGGCCTTTGCCCAGAGAGAACTACTGGAGAAACAAGGCATTGACATGAAGCAAGAAATGGATCAGAG ATTACAGGAGCTGGAGGACCAGTATCGCAAAGAAAGAGAAGAAGCAAGCAACCTTCTGGAGCAGCAGAGACTG GACTATGAGAGTAAACTGGAAGCTCTTCAGAAGCAGGTCAACTCCAGATATTACCCAGAAACtacagaggaagaggaggagctaGAAGATGAAG TCCCATGGACAAAACGAGAGACAGAACTAGCCCTCTGGGCTTTCCGGAAATGGCGTTTCTATCAGTTCACCTCTCTCAGAGACCTGCTCTGGGGAAATGCCATTTTCCTCAAGGAGGCTAATGCCATTAGCGTGGAGCTGAAGAAAAAG GTTCAGTTTCAGTTTGTGCTGTTAACAGACACACTGTACTCCCCGTTGCCTCCTGACCTCCTGCCACCCAGCATAGccaaagacagagagaaacgaCTGTTCCCTCGCACCATTGTAGCAGTAGAGGTGCAGGACCAGAAAAATGGTGCCACACACTATTGGACCCTGGACAAACTCAG ACAAAGACTGGATTTGATGAGAGAAATGTATGACCGAGCAGCAGAAGTGCCCAGTACGGCAGTGGAAGACTGTGATCATATCATGTCCGGTGGCGACCCCTTCTACGACCGCTTCCCGTGGTTCCGTCTGGTTGGTCG GGCATTTGTGTATCTGAGTAACCTTCTGTACCCCGTGCCATTAGTGCACCGTGTGGCCATTGTAAGTGAGAAAGGCGAGGTCAAGGGGTTTCTTCGTGTGGCAGTACAAGCCATATCAG CTGATGAAGAAGCTCCTGATTATGGTTCTGGTGTGAGACAATCAGGAACTGCCAAGATTTCATTTGAGGATCAAGCGTTTGAAAAG TTTCAGACAGAAGCATGCAGCAGTGGGatgactcaaacacacacatctgaagagGAGCTGCGTATTGTTGAAGGAGAAGGACAAAACTCAGAGTTGGGACTCAGTGCTGATGAGGTCAACAACAACACCTGCTTAG CCTCTCCAGATGTTCCTGACAGTCCTCTGAAGGATGTTCTGGAATGTCCTCTAGATGTGACTCAAGACAAATCGCTTCAGCACTTGAAAATTGGCAGCAACTTCACCTTTAGGGTCACAGTGCTTCAGGCATCCAGCATCTCTGCCGAGTATGCAGATATCTTCTGCCAATTCAA TTTTATTCACAGGCATGACGAGGCATTTTCCACTGAGCCATTAAAGAATACTGGCCGAGGGCCTCCTCTGGGATTCTACCATGTACAAAAT ATAACTGTGGAGGTCACCAAGTCTTTTGTGGAATACATCAAAAGTCAGCCAATCGTTTTTGAAGTATTCGGCCACTACCAGAAGCAACCCTTCCCTCCTCTTTGCAAGGACTTAATTAG TTCATTACGTCCAATGCGAAGGCAGTTTCCCAGGGTTATGCCTTTGTCAAAGCCAG TGCCCGCCACCAAACTGAGCACGCTCGCTCGCTCCACCGCAGGCCCCTGCCACTGCAAATATGACCTTATGGCTTTCTTTGAGATCTGTGAGCTGGAGGCCAACGGGGA TTACATCCCTGCTGTTGTTGATCACAGGGGTGGAATGCCCTGCCATGGTACATTCCTGTTGCATCAG GGCATCCAAAGAAGAATTACAGTCACTATTGCCCATGAAACCGGCAATGATATTGAGTGGAAAGAAGTGAAAGAACTTGTCATAG GGCGCATCCGTAACACACCCGAGGCGGATGAGACTATCATCGACCCCAACATCCTGTCCCTCAACATCCTGTCTTCAAGCTACATACGGCCGACTTATGATGACAG AGTGTCATTGGGAAGTGACCATAG GACATTCTACCGCTTCGAGGCAGCATGGGACTCTTCGATGCACAACTCTCTCCTGCTCAACCGTGTCACTCCATATGGAGAGAAAATTTACATCACTCTTTCCGCCTACCTGGAG ATGGAGAACTGCACTCAGCCCACTGTGGTCACTAAGGACTTCTGCATGGTGTTCTACTCCAGAGATGCTAAACTGCCTGCATCTCGATCCATTCGAAATCTTTTCAGTACTGGTGCCTTCAGGCCATTAGAGAG CAACTGTGTGACTGGAGTGTACGAATTAAGTCTCTGCCATTTGGCTGACATCGGAAGTCCTG GTATGCAGAGGAGGCGCAGACGGGTGCTGGACACCTCAGTGGCGTATGTGCGTGGAGAGGAAAACCTGGCGGGTTGGAGACCCCGCAGCGACAGCCTCATCCTGGACCACCAGTGGGAGCTGGAGAAACTCAGCCTCCTACAAGAG gTTGAGAAGACGAGGCACTATCTTCTGCTGAGAGAGAAGCTGGAAGCGTCTCTGCTGCTGGGACAGGACTCTTTCTATGGCAAAGATCTGATGGACTCACCGAAAGCCACCAGCCCCATGATCAGCCCGGTAGTGAGTCTGGGTCTGGACAGCCCCAATGAGAGGCAGAGGGAGCTGGCTGCCAAG TGTGTGCGACTGCTCATGCACACCTTCAACAGGCAGTACAGCCAGGTGAGCAGCAGTCTCAGTGAGAGCAAG CTGTCAGAGATTTCCGCGTCTCTTTTAAGAGACAGTGTTACTTCACCTCTGAGCTCTCTGACGCCTTCCTCCACCTGCCCATCACTGCTGGACGGTCACTATGGCAGTGCAGACTTCAG aggtGCTGAGGCAAACTCTGGTGCTTCTAGCCCTGATCTTGACCCATTCAGTCCTATTGAGAGAAAACCAAGGACCTGCACCTTCATACCCAATATCCAGGAGATTCGTGTCAG